Sequence from the Platichthys flesus chromosome 2, fPlaFle2.1, whole genome shotgun sequence genome:
ACACGCAGTGGGGCCTCCGCGTCTCCCGAGGCAGAGGGCACgcgagagagcgagcgagcgagagagagtgcaCCAACCTccgctgctcaagtaacgagtcagttttgagaatataagaagtagaaagtactGAAATTTGTACTTCGTTACTTCCCACCtctgtaaataatataaatgtagcTGAACACTCACCAGCCTcagacttctcctcctccgtctgctTCCTGTAGTTAGAACGAGTCTGAcactggctcctcctcctcggcagTTACAGGAAATCACATTAATCTGGgtatgactgtgtgtgcgtgtgttaaaTTCAAACTGCGTATTGTAACTTTGCTCATGAAATATCTGttacagataataataatataaacagaGTTTCTCTTCATTACTATAGAAACAAGAACCAGCTGATCCACAATGTTTATAAACATTGAAACTCGTGTGAAAGCTCATgttctgtttattctgctgtgaacaaCAATGTTCAACTGTCTGTGTCACAAACGGAGTTACActctcaaagtaaaagcactccagtGTTCGACGCTTTGCTTGTCACAGACCGGAAGTTGCAGGTCTTCATCCCGTAGAGTCCTGACGTCCAGAGCCGGAGAGGGTGAAGATTTCTCTTAAAGTCTTTTATCTTAACTCTGCAGTTCTATGTTCGACATCACGACTGACgcaacagagaagaaacaagacCGTGTTTTAACATTAAAGTTATTTAATTACAGCAAATATGAAGCAAAAAAACATCACTGGTTTCTGATTttcaaaaatgaaagaaaagaaagtgttATAATTAAGCTCCATTCGTGGTCGTCATGGCAATATGTTGATGTATTCAGGTCTGGTTGCCATGGCTGAGGAATTAAGGCGGGACTTGTTTTACTTGAACACCTGTTGACGACCTGCTTCCTGTCAATCAACCTCTGACAAGTGATGAAAATAATCTAAACTCGTCAACAGTTCACTTgataattgattttatttattctctggagttcaggtTTGAGTTTTTCTCACGTAGAAACCAGGCAGAGTTTTCTCACTGTGTGAACATGAGAATCTGTTTTCAGCCTCAGAAGTGAATCTGGTTTTTcaccaaatacattttatataacgaagaaaagaaaactgcttTACAGTTGAACAGCAGAGCAAAGATTTGGTGGTTTTCTTGTTGTGgattaaataacaaacacacatagtgAAAGACGATGGACAGCTGCTGCCGAGGATGCTGGGATCCTCTCGGTGGTTTCTGTTCTCCGCCGGTGGAGGTGGAATGTTTCAGGAGCAGAGCATCGTGGGATGAGAAGGCGGGGGTAGAATGGATTTAATGTAATGTGCATCTGATACAAATCTTCAGGTAATTATCATCAGTCATCCAAAACATCatcaaaaggaaaagaaacaaacaaacattggtTCAACTGTggtttctcttctttctgaTGAAGTTTAGAAACGGGGCAAAAGGCGTCCAGCTGCTTCTGAAGCCTTAAAAACTTCACTCACTGGCTGTggacattttgttgtttgtttaaatgtctgACATGTTGataactgttgttgttgtgtgtgtcactgctcgttctgttgtgtgtctgtgatggtgGAGACGGCGCCCTGCCCCTTGCTGACGTCGCTGATACAGGCCCACTGACCGTCCATCGACTCCTTCCACAACGTCACCTACAAAAGAACAGgtcgggaaaaaaaaaatcacaatgaaTCAAATTCTGAATTATTGCATGATGGGTAAAAATCTGTACGACTTTATATAAACTACCTTGTTGTCTCCTCCAGAAACAGCCAGGATGTTCCCAGTGATGGACCAGCTGACGTGCCAGACCACATCGTTGAACTTGTGGAGCAGTTTGGTCGTCCAGGTGTTTCCTGCCGGGTCGTCACACGTCCAGATGAACACGCGTCCGTCCTGGAGGACGGGACAAAGGGATCAGGGACGTGTCTCTGATTAATCTTTCAAactgtttctttgctttgttttcagcCACCATCATTGTTAAATGATACACATCTTTGTCATCTCACCTGGGAGCAACTTGCGATGGTGCTGGTGGGAAGTCCAATAGATGGAGCCCAGCCCACGTCTCTCACCCAATCACTGTGGGCCTCCAGCTTCTGGTCCTCCTTCCACTGaccgtcctcctctctgcaggcgAGGACACggagtaaaaagaaaacagtgaaagtTAAGTTTCCTTAAAAATACATTCATCCCTCACAAAGACTCAACTCAAATCTCTTCAGTGTCTTCTTCATCCTTGTTTGGAGCTGGTGCCTACattacccataatgcaacttggctttataaaacattttaatgtatgTACCAGTAGGAACTGACTGTTAAACTGGGCTCGCTCACGTTACggaatatttcagatttttatttctgtatttaaatttaTCTCTATTTTTCCAACGACAAAGGAGGTTTGATTATTCCCAAGAGTTCAACACCCACATCAGTGATACTACCAAACAAGCTTCTTGAAAAACCCTGAAATCGAATATGGAATGCACATTCTGCACAGAACGTGTGACTCTGCTCTGTAACTCTGATTGTCCCAAGTCACTAAAATCGTGCGTCTTGAACAGTTCACTGAACACAAACATACTTCCAGAGTTTGACCAGGTTGTCGCAGCCTCCGGAGACAAAGCGTTTGACGTAGTTTGGTTTCTGTCCTGACGGCTGATCGATGAGGCTGCCTGGAACCACAGCAGGAGCCCAGCTCACTGCGTTACAGCCGATCTGCAGGAGGATTACAGCCCAGTTCATAAAGACACGTCAAAGCAAATGGGATAGAAAATAGAGTGAAGATGAATCAGACACAAAGAGCGGGGCACTGATATACACCATATACAgagaatttaaacatttaaaactacATTTCATTACATGCATTGATTAAATTAAAGTTGGGCGTTACACAAAAGTGTGTGTCAGACTCACAGTGTGTGCGTTGCTGATCTTCTTGACGTCCCACTGCTGATCTCCAGTAAATGTGAGGAGGGAAATGGCTCCGTCTGAGCTGCCGCAGGCCAAGATAAGACCGAACTCATAGGGACCCCAGCAGACAGAgttcactgcagacacacaagtggAGTTGAGAAGAGGACAAAGGTCTCAAGAGAACGACACAACGGTTAGAATTTACTTTTGTTGACGAGTCTAATTCTCCCGGAAGCACCAACACTATGTTACTGACAAAATCCTAAAGTCTCTGTTTCCAAAGGGAGGACACACACCAGAAGTGAAAGATAAACTGAATGAAAACCTGCACCTGTCCAGGGGAATCCGCACTGAGACACAAAAGAAAGGAGGAGCTCAGGTGTGATGTTATTCCTCCCGGACATCTACTGACCTGATGACTCATGTCCGGTGTATTCGTACATCTTGTCCCAGGCGCCGTTCTCCTCCTTCCACACGATGACTTTGCGGTCGTAGGAACAAGACGCCAGGATGTTGCCAAACATCGGGTGAGCCCAGGCCACCTGCCACACGGGCCCCTCGTGGCtgcaacagaaacaaagagacgTAAACAACTCAGTTCAAAATCCTCCATGTGAAACTTTATTATCTTACATGGGGATCCAGTGTCACAGATTCAAGAACATTTGTAGTGGAAATTAGTTCAATTATAAAAAGGGATATTTTCAGATTTAGTTTCCCAGATCAGTTGTCAAACTTGGGTTTCTTACCCTCTGAGGTCTGCCACCAGTATCTGACCTCCGTTTCTGACATCGAAGATCTTCACGGTGCGATCGGACGAACAGGTGGCCAGTCGCGTGCCGTAGTAATCCATCTGGGCATCgtgctgaaacacagagaaacaaatgagaGGGTGTAGGGCTCATTGTGTTCAGCGGCCACTGAGTTTCACATCCAGCAACATGACGATTCCTCTAAAGTGATGTTTGTGTCGTCCTGAGGAGCTAAGAACAAAGTTTACTCTCTTAAACTCCTTTAAGCTTCTGCTTCTTCAACTCAAGCGAGCTGCAGGTTCACCTTATAATTCTCATCATAACTCAATGAAGTGTCATAATAAACACATCAATTATCAATCGTATTCATTATTCAACCATAACCAAATACTTTTATATTGACAGCAACACTGACATCATCATAAGTAACATGAACAGGATCAAGGTTGTGATTTGTTTGATTCATCGTTATTCCTGAACACAAGCAAACGTCAACACTAGAATTCATTCTGAAGAAACAAGACTAATGAACGTTTATAATAACAGGAACAGTTATATATTTGATTATCCCACAAACACAAGAGACGACACAACTATCAACTCATTCACATTTCAGTGGCAACTCGTGATTTCACTTCAATCCTGATCAATTCAAAGATGATCTATTAAACATTTGTTctaataaatgtaatttgtgtCTGTGGAGACTCAGGCGGATGTGATCAGTTCATATCTACACAAAAACGGGACAGTTACAAGgaataaaagcatcaaatctCATAGACTACAAACAATAattggacttttattttgaaaagggtaGCTACTCGTTAGCTCAACTGTTTTaataacaaatgaacaaaatcaATCAGCTCATATCGTCCTGATGTGAAATGACAAACAACGTGAACACTTGTTACAACACCTCTGTGCTGCTTGGCTGTTAGCATCTACGTGCACCTAATGAAACCTGTCCATGTAGCAacaggctaacgttagcttcaACCCCCGGAAACACAACTTACGATCATGTCCTCGTGCGACGTGTCCACCGTGTTGATGACAGAAAcctgggaaacacaaacacacacacatatcaggaTTAGACCCACACATCaggattaaacacacacaggagattGCAGTGTAACTCCGGTTGTTAGCTCTCCGCGGCTAACATGTCCGCCAGCAGGTTAGCTTCCCTCTCACGTCTGCGGGAGACGACGGTTGTTAGTTCGAATCCAAGGTGGTACACTCACCATGTCTGCGCAGGAAACACCGAACACCAATGTTTTGACTCCTAAACGAAACGAACTGAGCTTC
This genomic interval carries:
- the sec13 gene encoding protein SEC13 homolog — its product is MVSVINTVDTSHEDMIHDAQMDYYGTRLATCSSDRTVKIFDVRNGGQILVADLRGHEGPVWQVAWAHPMFGNILASCSYDRKVIVWKEENGAWDKMYEYTGHESSVNSVCWGPYEFGLILACGSSDGAISLLTFTGDQQWDVKKISNAHTIGCNAVSWAPAVVPGSLIDQPSGQKPNYVKRFVSGGCDNLVKLWKEEDGQWKEDQKLEAHSDWVRDVGWAPSIGLPTSTIASCSQDGRVFIWTCDDPAGNTWTTKLLHKFNDVVWHVSWSITGNILAVSGGDNKVTLWKESMDGQWACISDVSKGQGAVSTITDTQQNEQ